The Jiangella sp. DSM 45060 genome contains the following window.
CGTCGTCAACCGGCTGATCCCCGACCCGCCGGAGCCACCCGAGACCAAGTGGCGCGCCTTCAAGGAGGCGGCCCGCGTGGCCGAGCGGGACCACCAGGAGCAGGAGAAGAAGCAGCGGTGAACGTGCGCATCATGGCCTCGGCCGACGTCGACGACAGCGCCGAGATCGGCGCCGGCTCGTCGGTCTGGCACCTGGCCCAGGTCCGGGAGAAGGCCGTGCTCGGCCGCGACTGCGTCATCGGCCGCGGCGCCTACATCGGCACCGGCGTCCGCGCCGGCGACAACTGCAAGGTGCAGAACTACGCGCTGGTCTACGAGCCGGCGGTGCTCGAGGACGGCGTGTTCGTCGGCCCCGCGGCGGTGCTCACCAACGACACCTTCCCGCGCGCCGTCAACCCCGACGGCAGCGCCAAGAGCGCGGCCGACTGGGACGCCGTCGGCGTCACGCTGCGCGAGGGGTGTTCCGTGGGGGCTCGGGCGGTATGCGTGGCTCCGGTCACCGTGGGACGATGGGCTACCGTAGCCGCCGGAGCCGTCGTCACCCGCGACGTCCCTGATTTCGCGCTGGTGGTCGGTGTGCCGGCGCGGCGGGTCGCGTGGGTGGGGCGTGCCGGCGTCCCGCTCGAGGACGCCGGCGGGGGCACCTGGCGGTGTCCGCGCACCGGCGAGCTGTACATCGAACAACACGGGCACCTGCGGGAAGCCGGTCAGAGCACGGAGGACAACGCATGAGCACCAGCCCGATCCCGGCCGCGAAGCCGATCATCGGCGACGATGAGCGGGAGGCGGTCGACCGCGTGCTGCGCAGCGGCATGATGGCGCAGGGACCGGAGGTCGCGGCCTTCGAGCAGGAGTTCTCGGC
Protein-coding sequences here:
- a CDS encoding acyltransferase — protein: MASADVDDSAEIGAGSSVWHLAQVREKAVLGRDCVIGRGAYIGTGVRAGDNCKVQNYALVYEPAVLEDGVFVGPAAVLTNDTFPRAVNPDGSAKSAADWDAVGVTLREGCSVGARAVCVAPVTVGRWATVAAGAVVTRDVPDFALVVGVPARRVAWVGRAGVPLEDAGGGTWRCPRTGELYIEQHGHLREAGQSTEDNA